The Archocentrus centrarchus isolate MPI-CPG fArcCen1 chromosome 12, fArcCen1, whole genome shotgun sequence genome includes a window with the following:
- the dhx29 gene encoding ATP-dependent RNA helicase DHX29: MGGKKKKSAAQATAPAAASRSGAAAAGNGVAEEPRKQPASSKPAKPAKESKSKVPKTYSLTNTAQVDTGGVSDKSVLKVAIQADLEKKIIKLINDFRQENGDKGPISGRLTSKKLLDLYTALQKFNFKREHIEEAMKSSVLYGGDLHSALDWLCLNLKDEELPDGFSQQMQEESQKNRPRFQHPVQQKPAAQSPEAPSNTTRRGTTKATEKDEAASMKDWILRYAEQSSEEEEEESEGGEKTCNPELEEKFDPNDRYLILTAQLYDTKEAAAVAKTKADKMSQRMAQDRIRIIQQEMKQLESHPMFNPAIKVVDAPQKEKKTVPVKEDKEELGFNLFEQAEKDPPAEKVVKKNEPKDIRNFDYTARSWTGKSPKQFLIDWVRKNLPKSPPPAFHKVASGRYWRCKVRVHRADDVLEVCPTILTEDSMQAQHLGATLALYNLVKGQSVHQLLPPTYRDVWLEWRDSEQQQEEESRTAANKPRDQFISRLLTRLKQQQNQSQQQESQGKHGLSTAGDEEPEESWENLAGLDIGVRGEEQEDKSEKRGVRREVADLEAARELLLKLKKSQLALKLQAEREQLPVFQHRHRVLEALQRHPVVVVAGETGSGKSTQIPQFLLEDLLTGGTTAQPCNIVVTQPRRISAMSLACRVSQELGCEDGPGSKSSLCGYQIRMENQSGDWTRLLYCTTGVLLRKLQHDRHLSSLTHIIVDEVHERSVQSDFLLTILKDVVMKRSDLQLILMSATVDCDKFSNYFNRCPVITIPGRTFPVEVFHLEDIVEQTGYVLEKDSEYSQKILEEEEEVTVSVTQKGGKTLQHQEVIVRDSSSGWDLGPDLDHFSSRTRHVLQYMNPNKINVDLLVDLIDYLDKAPQFVDVDGAILVFLPGLAHIQQLYDLLSSDKRFRDKTRYRIVALHSTLSSKDQAAAFTVPPHGVRKIVLSTNIAETGVTIPDVVFVIDTGKTKENKYHESSQMSSLVETFISKASALQRQGRAGRVRNGFCFRLYPKYRFDVFMDYSIPEILRVPLEELCLHIMKCQYGSPEDFLSRALDAPQPQSVSNAVNLLRKIGACEPDKHVLTPLGHHLASLPVNVKIGKMLIYGAILGCLEPIATIAAAITEKSPFFTPMNRKEEANLAKAALAVANSDHLTIYAAYLGWKNSQADGLRGEMSYCRKHFLNRTALITIEDVKRELMKMMEQAGFWSSRSSSSFALKPQGALLSKQQISVLNAVLSAGLYDNVARVLCTPSVDVLERVACTVETPQGKAQVHFSSVNRNLQTHGWLLYQEKVKYTKIYLRDTTLISPFPMLLFGGDIDIQHRERLITLDGWIHFQAPVRIGVIFKHLRKLMDSLLEKKLENPRMSLEGEATIQIILDLIKSEHAV; encoded by the exons ATGggtggaaagaagaagaaatcggCAGCGCAAGCGACTGCTCCGGCAGCAGCGAGCAGGAGCGGTGCGGCTGCGGCGGGGAACGGAGTGGCGGAGGAGCCGAGGAAACAGCCAGCCTCCAGCAAGCCGGCCAAACCAGCCAAAGAGAGCAAATCTAAAG TTCCGAAGACCTACAGTCTTACCAACACTGCCCAGGTTGACACTGGTGGGGTCTCCGACAAGTCCGTTCTTAAA GTTGCTATCCAAGCTGACCTGGAGAAGAAGATTATCAAATTGATCAATGACTTCAGACAGGAGAATGGTGACAAGGGGCCCATATCAGGAAGACTTACAAGCAAGAAGTTGCTG GATCTGTACACAGCTCTGCAGAAGTTCAACTTTAAAAGGGAGCACATCGAAGAGGCGATGAAGAGTAGCGTCCTGTACGGAGGAGATCTCCATTCTGCTCTCGACTGGCTCTGCCTCAACCTTAAAGATG AGGAGCTGCCAGATGGTTTTAGCCAGCAGATGCAGGAAGAGAGTCAGAAGAACCGGCCACGGTTCCAGCATCCTGTCCAGCAGAAACCTGCAGCTCAGAGCCCTGAAGCACCGAGCAACACCACCCGCAGAGGGACCACTAAG GCTACAGAGAAGGACGAAGCTGCCAGCATGAAGGACTGGATCCTAAGGTATGCAGAGCAAagcagtgaagaagaagaggaggaatcGGAAGGTGGGGAGAAAACATGCAATCCTGAACTGGAGGAAAAGTTTGATCCA AATGACAGGTATTTGATACTGACTGCTCAGCTGTATGACActaaagaagcagcagctgttGCCAAGACCAAAGCAGACAAGATGAGCCAGAGGATGGCACAGGACAGAATACGTATCATACAGCAAG AAATGAAGCAGCTGGAGTCCCACCCCATGTTCAATCCTGCCATAAAAGTGGTGGACGCacctcaaaaagaaaagaaaacagttccTGTTAAGGAGGACAAAGAAGAGCTCggctttaatttatttgaacAAGCTGAGAAGGACCCACCAGCCGAGAAAG ttgTGAAAAAGAACGAGCCAAAGGACATTCGCAACTTTGACTACACAGCTCGCAGCTGGACCGGAAAGTCTCCCAAACAGTTCCTTATCGATTGGGTCCGAAAGAATCTCCCAAAAAGTCCACCGCCGGCTTTTCATAAGGTTGCCTCTGGTAGATATTGGAGATGCAA GGTCCGTGTTCACAGGGCTGATGATGTTCTGGAAGTTTGTCCCACCATCCTGACTGAGGACAGTATGCAGGCTCAACATCTGGGAGCCACTCTTGCACTCTACAACCTGGTAAAAGGACAG TCAGTGCACCAGCTGCTTCCTCCAACCTACAGAGATGTGTGGCTGGAGTGGAGAGACagcgagcagcagcaggaggaggagagccgCACTGCTGCCAACAAACCTCGAGATCAGTTCATCTCTCGCCTCCTGACCAgactcaaacagcagcagaaccaGAGTCAACAACAGGAGTCTCAGGGAAAGCATGGACTGAGCACAGCTGGCGATGAAGAGCCTGAAGAATCGTGGGAGAACCTTGCTGGTCTTGATATCGGGGTGAGAGGAGAAGAGCAGGAGGACAAGAGTGAGAAAAGAGGCGTGAGGAGGGAAGTGGCTGATCTCGAGGCAGCCAGAGAGCTCTTATTAAAGCTGAAGAAGTCACAACTCGCGCTCAAACTGCAG GCAGAGCGAGAGCAGCTTCCCGTCTTTCAACACCGACATCGAGTCCTGGAGGCTTTGCAGCGCCACCCTGTGGTGGTGGTAGCAGGTGAAACTGGTAGTGGAAAGAGCACTCAGATTCCTCAGTTCCTCCTGGAGGATCTGTTGACTGGGGGAACAACGGCACAGCCCTGCAACATCGTGGTGACTCAGCCCCGCAGAATATCTGCCATGAGTCTGGCTTGCAGAGTCAGCCAGGAGCTGGGCTGTGAGGATGGACCAGGGTCTAag TCGTCATTGTGCGGGTACCAGATCCGGATGGAGAATCAGTCCGGAGACTGGACCCGCCTGCTGTACTGTACGACTGGAGTTCTGCTGAGGAAGCTACAGCATGACCGGCACCTCAGCTCCCTGACCCATATCATTGTAGACGAG GTCCATGAACGCAGCGTTCAGTCAGACTTCCTGCTAACCATCCTAAAAGATGTCGTGATGAAGAGATCTGACCTGCAGCTGATCCTCATGAGTGCCACGGTGGACTGTGACAAGTTCTCCAACTACTTCAACCGCTGTCCAGTGATCACCATTCCTGGCAGGACTTTCCCAGTGGAG gtgTTTCATTTAGAGGACATAGTGGAGCAGACTGGGTACGTCTTAGAGAAGGACTCAGAGTACAGCCAGAAAATTcttgaagaagaagaggaagtcaCCGTCTCTGTCACACAAAAAGGTGGCAAGACTTTGCAGCACCAG GAAGTGATAGTGAGAGACTCCTCCTCGGGGTGGGATTTGGGTCCTGACCTCGATCACTTCAGCAGCAGGACTCGACACGTGCTGCAGTATATGAACCCTAACAAGATCAACGTGGACTTGCTTGTTGACCTCATTGACTACTTAG ACAAAGCCCCACAGTTTGTGGATGTGGATGGAGCCATTCTAGTGTTCCTGCCAGGTTTGGCTCATATCCAGCAGCTCTACGACCTGCTCTCCTCAGACAAGAGGTTTCGGGACAAAACTAG GTACAGGATTGTTGCTCTACACTCGACACTCTCATCGAAGGATCAGGCCGCTGCCTTTACGGTGCCCCCTCATGGAGTCAGAAAG ATTGTGTTGTCGACTAACATTGCTGAGACAGGCGTGACGATTCCTGATGTTGTTTTCGTCATTGACACTGGGAAGACCAAAGAAAACAA gTATCATGAGAGCAGCCAGATGAGTTCTCTGGTGGAAACCTTTATTTCCAAAGCCAGCGCCCTCCAGAGGCAGGGAAGAGCAGGACGTGTCAGAAACGgcttctgcttcaggctctacCCGAAGTACAG GTTTGATGTCTTCATGGATTATTCCATTCCAGAAATTCTTCGGGTCCCGCTTGAGGAGCTTTGCCTTCACATCATG AAATGTCAGTACGGCTCACCCGAGGACTTTCTGAGCCGTGCCCTGGATGCTCCTCAGCCCCAGTCGGTCAGTAACGCCGTAAACCTGCTGAGGAAGATCGGCGCGTGTGAGCCCGACAAGCACGTTCTCACTCCTCTCGGACACCATTTGGCGAGTCTGCCGGTCAACGTGAAGATCGGCAAGATGCTCATCTATGGAGCCATCCTCGGCTGCCTGGAGCCCATA GCGACCATCGCGGCAGCCATCACAGAGAAGTCTCCTTTCTTCACACCAATGAACAGAAAGGAAGAAGCTAACCTGGCCAAAGCTGCACTGGCAGTCGCTAACTCCGATCACCTGACCATCTACGCCGCATACCTGGG GTGGAAGAACTCGCAGGCTGACGGACTGAGAGGAGAAATGTCCTACTGTAGGAAACATTTTCTTAATCGAACAGCTCTCATTACGATAGAG GATGTGAAGCGCgagctgatgaagatgatggagCAGGCAGGTTTCTGGTCATCTCGCTCCTCGTCCTCTTTCGCCTTAAAGCCGCAGGGGGCCTTGCTGTCCAAGCAGCAGATCTCTGTCCTGAATGCTGTGCTGTCTGCGGGGCTCTATGACAACGTGGCCCGGGTCCTATGCACCCCCTCTGTGGATGTGCTCGAGCGCGTGGCCTGCACAGTGGAGACACCTCAGGGCAAGGCTCAGGTCCACTTCTCATCTGTTAACCGGAACCTGCAGACACACGGCTGGCTGCTGTACCAGGAGAAG GTGAAATACACTAAGATCTACCTGCGAGACACCACTCTGATTTCTCCTTTCCCCATGCTGCTGTTTGGAGGCGACATTGATATTCAGCACAGAGAGAGGCTTATCactctggatggatggatccacttccag GCTCCTGTGCGCATTGGTGTGATCTTCAAGCACTTGAGAAAACTGATGGACTCTTTGCTTGAAAAGAAGCTCGAGAACCCGAGGATGAGTTTGGAGG GTGAGGCGACCATCCAGATCATTCTGGATCTGATCAAGTCGGAGCATGCCGTGTAA